A window of the Zeugodacus cucurbitae isolate PBARC_wt_2022May chromosome 4, idZeuCucr1.2, whole genome shotgun sequence genome harbors these coding sequences:
- the LOC105219640 gene encoding uncharacterized protein LOC105219640 isoform X2: MSEKKVRSGKVTKQQKQKLLDLLKNHRNVGTGQFGGPNSGKAANAVWATLTAELNACGRACKTVEQWKKCWADWKSGVKKQQAAIMRFQNATGNRPASEGPAPLDGMDLQVLDFFPTALVDGDGVTKESGFQEMNADEELQKSLDDVLDTPQKTANAALPSPTPNTVPSPTPDRMRQTATFFSAFEQVKTTLAEQERKRQEEFDQLLSVAKDIRASVQSMAASLKQLCEK; encoded by the exons ATGAGCGAG aaaaaagtAAGAAGTGGAAAAGttaccaaacaacaaaaacaaaaattactagatttattgaaaaatcataGAAATGTTGGTACCGGACAATTTGGTGGCCCAAACAGCGGCAAAGCTGCTAATGCTGTATGGGCAACTCTCACAGCGGAATTGAATGCATGCGGAAGAGCATGTAAAACCGTTGAGCAGTGGAAAAAG TGCTGGGCAGACTGGAAATCAGGCGTAAAGAAGCAGCAGGCCGCAATTATGCGTTTCCAGAACGCTACTGGAAATCGTCCTGCCTCTGAAGGTCCAGCGCCGCTAGATGGTATGGACCTGCAAGTGTTAGACTTTTTCCCAACTGCACTTGTTGATGGCGATGGCGTTACTAAGGAGTCGGGGTTTCAAGAG ATGAATGCAGATGAAGAATTGCAGAAATCACTTGATGACGTGTTGGATACACCTCAAAAAACCGCAAATGCTGCACTGCCATCGCCCACACCCAATACAGTGCCATCGCCCACACCAGACAGAATGCGACAGACTGCCACTTTCTTCAGTGCATTTGAACAAGTGAAAACCACTCTTGCTGAGCAGGAACGCAAACGACAGGAGGAATTTGACCAGTTGCTGTCCGTGGCGAAAGACATTCGTGCCTCCGTGCAATCCATGGCCGCTTCGCTTAAACAATtatgcgaaaaataa
- the LOC105219640 gene encoding uncharacterized protein LOC105219640 isoform X1 — protein MFCLCLYCLYYLQKKVRSGKVTKQQKQKLLDLLKNHRNVGTGQFGGPNSGKAANAVWATLTAELNACGRACKTVEQWKKCWADWKSGVKKQQAAIMRFQNATGNRPASEGPAPLDGMDLQVLDFFPTALVDGDGVTKESGFQEMNADEELQKSLDDVLDTPQKTANAALPSPTPNTVPSPTPDRMRQTATFFSAFEQVKTTLAEQERKRQEEFDQLLSVAKDIRASVQSMAASLKQLCEK, from the exons atgttttgtttatgtttatattgtttatattatttacagaaaaaagtAAGAAGTGGAAAAGttaccaaacaacaaaaacaaaaattactagatttattgaaaaatcataGAAATGTTGGTACCGGACAATTTGGTGGCCCAAACAGCGGCAAAGCTGCTAATGCTGTATGGGCAACTCTCACAGCGGAATTGAATGCATGCGGAAGAGCATGTAAAACCGTTGAGCAGTGGAAAAAG TGCTGGGCAGACTGGAAATCAGGCGTAAAGAAGCAGCAGGCCGCAATTATGCGTTTCCAGAACGCTACTGGAAATCGTCCTGCCTCTGAAGGTCCAGCGCCGCTAGATGGTATGGACCTGCAAGTGTTAGACTTTTTCCCAACTGCACTTGTTGATGGCGATGGCGTTACTAAGGAGTCGGGGTTTCAAGAG ATGAATGCAGATGAAGAATTGCAGAAATCACTTGATGACGTGTTGGATACACCTCAAAAAACCGCAAATGCTGCACTGCCATCGCCCACACCCAATACAGTGCCATCGCCCACACCAGACAGAATGCGACAGACTGCCACTTTCTTCAGTGCATTTGAACAAGTGAAAACCACTCTTGCTGAGCAGGAACGCAAACGACAGGAGGAATTTGACCAGTTGCTGTCCGTGGCGAAAGACATTCGTGCCTCCGTGCAATCCATGGCCGCTTCGCTTAAACAATtatgcgaaaaataa